Genomic DNA from Danio rerio strain Tuebingen ecotype United States chromosome 22, GRCz12tu, whole genome shotgun sequence:
AAAAGACATGCTCTAAGTAATTGACTAACAACACTATTTCTTTCAGCTCGTGTGGGTATAGAGGACGGCACTGAAGCAAAACCTCACTCCAGACCTTACATGGTTTCTCTTcagaaaaatagcaaaaatagctGTGGGGGATCCCTCATTACTGAAGAGTTTGTCTTGACTGCTGCACATTGCTGGAAAAAgtaagtttgtttgtgtgtgaactTTGATGTTGAGCTTTGAATGACAATGTTTTGATCAACTGAAGTACAATCATACAGTGCATCATATGACAGGGATACAATATGCTTTTTCAACAGAGGTGATGTCATCACTGTTGTGGTTGGCGCCCATGATTTGAGTGAAAATGAAACTTACGACTCCTTTGAAGTGACATCATACATCCCACATCCAGAATTTAGTTGGCAGAATTATGAAAATGACATCATGCTTTTGAAGGTATCAGCCTGAAATtcttttggctgttttaaatgtttgattatttatCTAAAATGAATACAGTTCACCTTTGCAGCTTCTGtttccaaacaaacaaacaaaaacagcagaaTAATCAATAAATGTCCTTGCATTATAGTTGAACAAAAAAGTCACACTGAGCGACAACGTTGGACTGATATCATTACCAAAAAATGGAGAAGATGTCAAAGAAGATGCTGTCTGTAGTGTTGCTGGCTGGGGAAGATTGTGGCTTAATGGCCCAAGACCTGATCGTCTAATGGAGGCAGAGACAGTCATAGTGAGCGGTGAAGAGTGTAAACGCAGATGGGAATCTCTTTTTAAGCCCTCAAAGATGTTCTGTGTTTATGGCCATGGTGGAACCTGCAAAGTATGTATGAAAAATAATTCAGACATTAATGTTTGAAGTAATTACTAGTGACGTGttgatctgtgttttttttttaacaggggGATTCAGGAGGTCCTTTGGTTTGTGGAGACCATGCTGTTGGGGTCACATCCTTTAGTGACCGTTACAGCTGTAATTCACGTTTGCTTCCTAATATGTATACTAAGATTTCAGCATATCTTTCCTGGATCCAAAAGATAACTGGAAAGATTTAATGAAGTcatgaaaaaaaattgaagaaatGTTCTGAATTCTTTCATAAATCTTTCAATAAAAGTATTAAATGGCAAGCATCAATCAGTTGTTTTGTCTTCATTGTCACAAC
This window encodes:
- the si:dkey-21e2.14 gene encoding mast cell protease 1A; translation: MTIIIISLLLLVSLVPDLTFTARVGIEDGTEAKPHSRPYMVSLQKNSKNSCGGSLITEEFVLTAAHCWKKGDVITVVVGAHDLSENETYDSFEVTSYIPHPEFSWQNYENDIMLLKLNKKVTLSDNVGLISLPKNGEDVKEDAVCSVAGWGRLWLNGPRPDRLMEAETVIVSGEECKRRWESLFKPSKMFCVYGHGGTCKGDSGGPLVCGDHAVGVTSFSDRYSCNSRLLPNMYTKISAYLSWIQKITGKI